The proteins below come from a single Terriglobales bacterium genomic window:
- the murD gene encoding UDP-N-acetylmuramoyl-L-alanine--D-glutamate ligase: MDVKGKRVLVVGLGKSGVSSALFLKEKGARVTVSDAKTEDQLREAIPQLLDKGIAVEAGGHGERTFRDQDLIVVSPGVPSDEPHLLQARSAGVPIIGEVELAARFLPGHIIAITGSNGKTTTTALCGEVVSWGGYETLVGGNIGTPVISLVGEATSDTYNVLEISSFQLETIQTFHPQIAVILNITPDHLDRHHTMEAYIAAKVRIFENQTRDDHAILNADDPECARLGGRTKAKVRWFSRKREVEEGAFVRDSKVFYRDRDHDEQEVMDVADISLKGAHNVENVLASVCVGRIVGCEPGRIRKAVQEFKAVEHRLEFVASVRGVDFYNDSKATNVDATIKALESFPANIHIILGGKDKGSDYSVLNPLLKERVKRVYTIGAAAAKIEQQIAGAAEIVHAETIENAVRQASQQAAPGDIVLLAPACASFDQFTSYEHRGKVFKDLVQALAAKGAA, encoded by the coding sequence ATGGACGTCAAAGGTAAACGGGTCCTGGTGGTCGGGCTGGGGAAGTCAGGCGTCAGCTCCGCTCTCTTTCTGAAAGAGAAGGGAGCGCGCGTCACCGTGTCCGACGCCAAGACCGAGGACCAGCTGCGCGAGGCCATCCCGCAACTACTCGACAAGGGGATCGCGGTCGAGGCCGGCGGCCATGGCGAGCGCACCTTCCGCGACCAGGACCTCATCGTGGTCAGCCCGGGCGTCCCCAGCGACGAGCCCCACCTGCTGCAGGCACGGTCGGCCGGCGTCCCCATCATCGGCGAGGTCGAGCTGGCAGCGCGCTTCCTGCCCGGCCACATCATCGCCATCACCGGCTCGAACGGGAAGACGACGACCACCGCGCTCTGCGGCGAGGTCGTCTCCTGGGGCGGCTACGAGACCCTGGTCGGGGGCAACATCGGCACCCCGGTGATCTCCCTGGTGGGCGAAGCGACCTCGGATACCTACAACGTCCTCGAGATCTCCAGCTTCCAGCTCGAGACCATCCAGACCTTTCACCCGCAGATCGCGGTCATCCTCAACATCACCCCCGACCACCTCGACCGGCACCACACCATGGAGGCCTACATCGCGGCCAAGGTGCGCATCTTCGAGAACCAGACCAGGGACGACCACGCCATCCTGAACGCCGACGATCCCGAGTGTGCCAGGCTGGGCGGGCGTACGAAGGCGAAGGTCCGCTGGTTCAGCCGCAAGAGAGAGGTGGAGGAGGGGGCTTTCGTCCGCGATAGCAAGGTCTTCTACCGGGACCGCGACCATGACGAGCAGGAAGTGATGGACGTAGCCGACATCTCGCTCAAGGGCGCGCACAACGTGGAGAACGTGCTGGCTAGCGTCTGCGTCGGCCGCATCGTCGGCTGCGAGCCTGGACGCATCCGCAAAGCGGTGCAGGAATTCAAAGCGGTCGAGCACCGCCTCGAGTTCGTCGCCAGTGTCCGTGGCGTGGATTTCTACAACGATTCCAAGGCCACCAACGTGGACGCCACCATCAAGGCCCTCGAATCCTTTCCCGCCAACATCCATATCATCCTCGGTGGCAAGGACAAGGGCAGCGACTACTCGGTGCTCAATCCGCTGCTCAAGGAGCGGGTCAAACGCGTGTACACCATCGGCGCCGCCGCCGCCAAGATCGAGCAACAGATCGCGGGCGCGGCCGAGATCGTCCACGCCGAGACCATCGAGAACGCCGTCAGGCAAGCCTCCCAGCAGGCCGCCCCCGGCGACATCGTCCTGCTCGCTCCGGCCTGCGCCAGCTTCGACCAGTTCACCAGCTACGAGCACCGCGGCAAAGTCTTCAAGGACCTGGTGCAGGCCCTGGCCGCCAAGGGAGCCGCCTGA
- the mraY gene encoding phospho-N-acetylmuramoyl-pentapeptide-transferase, with protein MLYWLLYQVLQPHFGPFRLFRYLTFRTAFGSLTALFMALIVGPSVIRQLREFQIGQYIREEGPKGHQKKAGTPTMGGVLICIAIVVPTLLWADLSNPFIWIAVISTVAFGSIGFADDYLKVVHRRNLGLTGRTKLMLQILMSILVAVALVLLQARGTYSTHLIVPFLKTWRPDLVISALIHNPYLWPIAFLPFIGFVVIVIVGSSNAVNLTDGLDGLAIGCTVIAAGALAVLTYVSGHSAFATYLELQRMPQVAELTIFCGAMVGAAIGFLWYNAHPAEIFMGDVGSLALGGAIGTVAVIIKQELLLPFIGGIFVIEAISVILQVVSYKTRKRRIFKMAPLHHHFELLGWSESKIIVRFWIASLVFALFALTTLKLR; from the coding sequence TTGCTCTATTGGCTGCTGTACCAAGTCCTGCAACCACATTTCGGGCCGTTCCGCCTCTTCCGCTACCTGACATTCCGCACCGCGTTCGGCAGCCTGACGGCTCTGTTCATGGCGCTGATCGTGGGCCCCTCCGTCATCCGTCAGCTCCGCGAATTCCAGATCGGACAGTACATCCGCGAGGAAGGCCCCAAGGGGCATCAGAAGAAGGCGGGGACGCCCACCATGGGCGGCGTGCTCATCTGCATTGCCATCGTGGTGCCCACCCTCCTCTGGGCCGACCTGAGCAACCCGTTCATCTGGATCGCGGTGATCTCGACCGTGGCCTTTGGCTCCATCGGCTTCGCGGACGACTACCTGAAGGTCGTTCACCGCCGCAATCTTGGCCTCACCGGACGCACCAAGCTGATGCTGCAGATCCTGATGAGCATCCTGGTGGCGGTGGCGCTCGTTCTCTTGCAGGCCCGGGGCACCTATTCGACGCACCTGATCGTGCCGTTCCTCAAGACCTGGCGCCCGGACCTGGTCATTAGCGCCCTGATCCACAACCCCTATCTGTGGCCGATCGCGTTCCTGCCGTTCATCGGGTTCGTGGTGATCGTCATCGTCGGCTCCAGCAACGCGGTGAATCTCACCGACGGGCTGGATGGGCTGGCCATCGGCTGCACGGTCATCGCCGCCGGCGCCCTGGCCGTGCTGACCTACGTCAGCGGCCATTCCGCATTCGCCACCTATCTCGAATTGCAGCGCATGCCCCAGGTGGCCGAGCTGACTATCTTCTGCGGCGCCATGGTCGGCGCCGCCATCGGGTTCCTCTGGTACAACGCGCACCCCGCCGAGATCTTCATGGGCGACGTCGGCTCGCTGGCCCTGGGCGGCGCCATCGGCACGGTCGCCGTCATCATCAAGCAGGAATTGCTGCTGCCCTTCATCGGCGGCATCTTCGTCATCGAGGCGATCTCCGTCATCCTCCAGGTGGTCTCCTACAAGACGCGCAAGAGACGCATCTTCAAGATGGCGCCCTTGCACCATCACTTCGAGCTGCTGGGCTGGTCGGAATCGAAGATCATCGTGCGCTTCTGGATCGCCTCGCTGGTGTTTGCACTTTTTGCTCTGACCACGCTGAAGTTGCGCTGA
- the murF gene encoding UDP-N-acetylmuramoyl-tripeptide--D-alanyl-D-alanine ligase — MKLPLSRVAEFTHAVGEFDGAAAATGYSIDSRTVGPGDLFFAVKGERLDGHDFVEQALGRGAVAAVIAKEQAPRFPVKTSLLVVDDTLLALQALGAAVRRLWGKVVVGLTGSTGKTTTKEAIAHLLSTRYRVLKTEGNLNNHFGLPLTLLKLEPEHDIAVIEMGMNHTGEITALARMAAHDVAVVTNVAAVHLEFFPSVAEIARAKYELIESLHAGGTAVLNGDDEYVSQFGRDFHGKVVTFGLGPCADVRAENIESRGVQGSVFDVVAGSVRERVALPLVGLHNVYNALAAVATALERGISPSEAAAALAGLQPLDKRGQLLELGGATLINDCYNANPKAMAAMLDVLASMPAKRRIVVAGEMLELGATAPELHRRAGAYMAEKKIDVVLGVRGLAAEIVAATKEAGVRAEFVDTPEAAGEWLARELRPGDAVLLKASRGVKLERALEVCKASLASRP, encoded by the coding sequence ATGAAGCTCCCCCTTTCCCGCGTCGCCGAGTTCACCCACGCGGTCGGCGAGTTCGACGGCGCCGCCGCGGCCACCGGTTATTCCATCGACTCGCGCACCGTCGGCCCGGGGGATCTGTTCTTCGCCGTCAAAGGCGAACGCCTTGACGGCCACGACTTCGTCGAGCAGGCGCTGGGCAGAGGCGCCGTGGCTGCGGTCATCGCCAAGGAACAGGCGCCGCGCTTTCCGGTGAAGACTTCACTGCTGGTCGTGGACGATACCCTGCTCGCGCTGCAAGCGCTGGGCGCGGCCGTCCGCCGGCTGTGGGGCAAGGTCGTGGTCGGGCTGACCGGCTCGACCGGCAAGACCACGACCAAGGAAGCCATTGCCCATCTGCTCTCTACCCGTTACCGCGTGCTCAAGACCGAGGGCAACCTCAACAACCATTTCGGGCTGCCGTTGACCCTGCTGAAGCTCGAACCCGAGCACGATATCGCCGTGATCGAGATGGGCATGAACCACACCGGCGAGATCACCGCACTGGCCCGGATGGCCGCCCATGACGTCGCCGTGGTCACCAACGTCGCCGCCGTCCACCTGGAATTCTTTCCGTCGGTGGCGGAGATCGCGCGCGCCAAGTACGAACTGATCGAATCGCTGCACGCCGGAGGCACCGCCGTGCTCAATGGTGACGATGAATATGTCTCCCAGTTCGGGCGAGACTTTCACGGCAAAGTGGTGACCTTTGGTCTGGGCCCCTGCGCCGACGTCCGCGCCGAGAATATCGAGTCACGTGGCGTCCAAGGTTCGGTCTTCGATGTGGTTGCCGGCAGCGTCCGCGAGCGCGTCGCCTTGCCGCTGGTCGGACTCCACAACGTCTACAACGCGCTGGCCGCGGTGGCGACCGCTTTGGAGCGCGGCATCAGCCCGTCCGAAGCGGCGGCGGCGCTCGCCGGTCTCCAGCCGCTGGACAAGCGCGGCCAACTGCTGGAGCTCGGTGGGGCCACTCTCATCAACGATTGTTACAATGCGAATCCGAAGGCGATGGCCGCCATGCTGGACGTGCTGGCGAGCATGCCCGCCAAGCGGCGCATCGTCGTTGCCGGGGAGATGCTGGAACTGGGGGCGACCGCCCCCGAGCTCCATCGCCGCGCCGGCGCCTACATGGCAGAGAAGAAGATCGACGTCGTGTTGGGGGTCCGAGGCCTGGCCGCCGAGATCGTGGCCGCCACCAAAGAAGCGGGCGTTCGCGCCGAATTCGTGGACACCCCGGAAGCGGCGGGCGAGTGGCTGGCCCGTGAGCTGCGCCCCGGCGACGCCGTCCTGCTGAAGGCATCACGTGGCGTCAAGCTGGAGCGTGCACTGGAAGTCTGTAAGGCAAGCCTGGCATCCAGGCCCTAG
- a CDS encoding UDP-N-acetylmuramoyl-L-alanyl-D-glutamate--2,6-diaminopimelate ligase: MTFLELLDGAEVLFQRGNPVVSGLQYDSRRIAPQDVFLAIRGETTDGNTYIDKAIAAGAVAVVTDSKDEKPREGVAWAQVSHGRRAMGRLAANLYRRPAQKLAVTGVTGTNGKTTTTFLIESILHAAGRKSALVGTIEYHVADEVVPAPHTTPESLELNQLFAKAVRAGATETVMEVSSHALAQERVFGIPFDVAVFTNLTRDHLDFHHGMDDYFAAKRVLFEGCGTDPPRARVLNLDDEHGRRLAQSPRSSETFTYGLEQGDFRAQNVQIGSGGTRFDILAGSVRIPVFSPMIGRVNVYNILAASAAASARGCSPDEIARGVSALQRVPGRFERVNAGQPFSLVVDYAHTDDALRNLTALAREFVAHSNGRGRVITVFGCGGDRDRTKRPLMGEAAGKGSDFVIVTSDNPRSEDPLTIIQDAVVGLQRTGTRYAVEPDRRKAIALAVSEARSGDIVLLAGKGHEKVQVTRAGSAPFDDVEVALAALRAAGYSATKEGGS, encoded by the coding sequence ATGACCTTCCTCGAGCTGCTGGACGGCGCTGAGGTGCTCTTCCAGCGGGGTAATCCGGTCGTCTCCGGGCTGCAGTACGACTCCCGCCGTATCGCTCCGCAAGACGTCTTCCTCGCCATTCGTGGCGAGACGACTGACGGGAACACGTACATCGACAAAGCCATCGCCGCCGGCGCGGTGGCCGTGGTCACCGATTCGAAGGACGAGAAACCTCGGGAGGGGGTCGCTTGGGCCCAGGTGTCGCACGGAAGGCGCGCCATGGGCCGGCTCGCTGCCAACCTCTATCGCCGGCCGGCACAGAAACTGGCCGTCACCGGCGTGACCGGCACCAACGGGAAGACGACGACCACCTTCCTCATCGAATCCATCCTGCACGCTGCGGGGCGCAAGTCGGCGCTGGTGGGCACCATCGAGTATCACGTGGCGGACGAGGTCGTTCCCGCCCCCCACACTACCCCCGAGTCCCTGGAATTGAACCAGTTGTTTGCCAAAGCCGTGCGCGCGGGCGCTACCGAGACGGTCATGGAGGTCTCGTCCCACGCGTTGGCCCAGGAGCGCGTGTTCGGCATTCCCTTCGACGTCGCCGTCTTCACCAACCTGACGCGTGACCACCTTGATTTTCACCACGGGATGGATGACTACTTTGCCGCCAAGCGTGTTCTTTTCGAGGGCTGTGGGACCGATCCGCCGCGAGCCAGGGTGCTGAATCTCGACGACGAGCATGGCCGGCGGCTGGCGCAATCTCCCCGGTCCAGCGAGACCTTCACCTATGGCTTGGAGCAGGGCGATTTCCGCGCCCAGAACGTGCAGATCGGCAGCGGCGGCACCCGCTTCGATATCTTGGCGGGGAGCGTTCGCATCCCCGTGTTCTCGCCCATGATCGGGCGGGTGAACGTCTATAACATCCTCGCGGCGTCGGCCGCCGCCAGCGCGCGAGGTTGCTCGCCGGACGAGATCGCGCGTGGAGTTTCAGCGTTGCAGCGCGTTCCCGGGCGGTTCGAGCGGGTGAATGCCGGCCAGCCCTTTTCCCTGGTCGTGGACTACGCGCACACCGACGACGCGCTGCGCAATCTCACTGCTCTGGCCCGGGAGTTCGTCGCCCACAGCAACGGAAGGGGACGGGTGATCACAGTCTTCGGCTGCGGCGGCGACCGCGACCGCACCAAGCGCCCGCTCATGGGCGAGGCTGCGGGCAAGGGAAGCGACTTCGTGATCGTCACCTCCGACAACCCGCGCAGCGAGGACCCGCTGACCATCATCCAGGACGCGGTCGTCGGCCTGCAGCGCACCGGGACTCGCTACGCGGTGGAGCCCGACCGGCGCAAGGCCATCGCCTTGGCGGTCAGCGAAGCGCGCTCCGGCGACATCGTGCTGCTGGCCGGCAAGGGACACGAGAAGGTCCAGGTCACCCGGGCTGGTTCCGCGCCCTTCGACGATGTCGAGGTGGCGCTGGCGGCCTTGCGTGCGGCTGGATACAGCGCGACGAAAGAGGGCGGCTCATGA
- a CDS encoding penicillin-binding transpeptidase domain-containing protein, producing the protein MPANSAAPATRRIYILTGILVLWLLGIGLRLVYLQIVRYGDLTQQARRQQQRSIEVAPKRGIIYDRNGHELAMSVQVDSIFAVPSEVPDPQNAARLLARVLKMDADDILARMKSSRAFCWVARKVDAESSERVRALNLKGIYFQKESKRFYPKRELAAQALGYVGVDDDGLGGLEREYNKDLRGRPGKMLISMDAKRRWFGRVERQPDSGRSLVLTIDEKVQYIAEREIDRAMQETRTEAATIIVQNPHTGEVLALANRPTFNPNVFDKVPAQSLKNRAVSDIYEPGSTFKIVTIAAALEEKLTRPEEMIDCQEGAIQIGGLRIRDHEKFGVLSVTDVVAHSSDVGAIKVGLRLGEERFDHYIRAFGFGSQSGIELPGETRGLTKPVSRWSKVSIGAISMGQEIGISAIQLAGMVSTIANEGLYTPARIVAGTTTSSGPLQNVSFHVPRQRRAISTLTALEMKKMLEAVVLHGTGRKALLDGYTSAGKTGTAQKTDPATGAYSKTKYVASFAGFAPVNNPALTVVVILDSAQGLHQGGQIAAPVWARVMQQTLAYLNVPHDAEVKNSPQRRMLLAQVKDEELAESSPDRLGGGPEIIDEEARPTPAVILPAKKPSPEVAATAKVLDAALKTKIGPAPAPPRPLSAPAGAPLPVSGTVVVDTEAGVVVPSLLGRGLRSALEIAQQAGIELDVIGNGIAREQMPPPGSRIPAGRHVAVRFSR; encoded by the coding sequence ATGCCAGCGAACAGCGCGGCTCCGGCAACCCGGCGCATCTACATCCTCACCGGGATCCTTGTTCTCTGGCTGCTGGGCATCGGCCTGCGCCTGGTCTATCTGCAGATCGTGCGCTACGGCGACCTCACGCAGCAGGCCCGCCGCCAGCAGCAGCGTTCCATCGAAGTAGCTCCCAAGCGCGGCATCATCTATGACCGCAACGGCCACGAGTTGGCCATGTCGGTGCAGGTGGACTCCATCTTCGCCGTCCCTTCCGAGGTCCCCGACCCGCAGAACGCGGCCCGGCTCCTCGCCCGGGTGCTGAAGATGGACGCCGACGACATCCTGGCGCGCATGAAGTCCTCGCGCGCCTTCTGTTGGGTCGCCCGCAAGGTGGACGCCGAGAGCAGCGAGCGCGTCCGGGCGCTGAACCTGAAAGGCATCTACTTCCAGAAAGAGTCGAAGCGGTTCTATCCCAAGCGCGAGCTCGCGGCGCAGGCGCTCGGCTACGTCGGCGTGGACGACGACGGCCTGGGCGGCCTGGAGCGCGAGTACAACAAGGACCTGCGCGGGCGTCCGGGCAAGATGCTGATCTCGATGGACGCCAAGCGCCGCTGGTTCGGGCGGGTGGAGCGCCAGCCCGACAGCGGCCGCAGCCTGGTCCTGACCATCGATGAGAAGGTCCAGTACATCGCCGAGCGCGAGATTGACCGCGCCATGCAGGAGACCCGCACCGAGGCCGCGACCATCATCGTCCAGAACCCGCACACCGGCGAGGTGCTGGCGCTGGCCAACCGCCCCACCTTCAATCCCAACGTCTTCGACAAGGTCCCGGCACAATCGCTGAAGAACCGCGCCGTCTCCGATATCTACGAGCCCGGCTCCACCTTCAAGATCGTGACCATCGCGGCGGCGCTGGAGGAGAAGCTGACCCGGCCGGAGGAGATGATCGACTGCCAGGAAGGCGCCATCCAGATCGGCGGCTTGCGCATCCGCGACCATGAGAAGTTCGGCGTCCTGAGCGTGACCGACGTCGTCGCTCATTCCAGCGACGTGGGCGCGATCAAGGTCGGGCTGCGGCTCGGGGAAGAGCGTTTCGACCATTACATCCGCGCCTTCGGCTTCGGCTCGCAGAGCGGCATCGAACTGCCGGGCGAGACCCGCGGGCTCACCAAGCCGGTCAGCCGCTGGTCGAAAGTCTCCATCGGCGCCATTTCCATGGGCCAGGAGATCGGCATCTCCGCCATCCAGCTGGCGGGCATGGTTTCCACCATCGCCAACGAAGGACTGTACACGCCGGCGCGCATCGTGGCCGGGACCACGACATCCAGCGGCCCGCTGCAGAACGTGTCGTTCCACGTGCCCCGCCAGCGCCGCGCGATCTCGACGCTGACCGCGCTGGAGATGAAGAAGATGCTGGAAGCCGTCGTGCTGCACGGCACCGGGCGCAAGGCACTGCTCGATGGCTACACCTCCGCCGGCAAGACCGGCACGGCCCAGAAGACGGACCCAGCTACCGGGGCCTACTCCAAGACCAAGTACGTTGCCTCGTTCGCCGGATTCGCGCCGGTGAACAACCCCGCGCTCACCGTGGTGGTCATCCTCGATTCCGCCCAGGGGCTGCATCAGGGCGGGCAGATCGCCGCGCCGGTCTGGGCGCGAGTGATGCAGCAGACCCTGGCGTACCTGAACGTGCCTCACGACGCGGAGGTGAAGAACTCGCCGCAGCGCCGGATGCTGCTTGCCCAGGTGAAAGACGAAGAGCTCGCCGAGAGCTCGCCCGACCGTCTGGGCGGCGGGCCGGAGATCATCGACGAGGAGGCCAGGCCCACTCCTGCTGTCATCCTGCCGGCCAAGAAGCCGAGCCCAGAGGTCGCCGCCACCGCCAAGGTCTTGGACGCTGCCCTGAAAACGAAGATCGGTCCCGCACCGGCGCCGCCCCGACCCTTGTCGGCGCCTGCCGGGGCGCCGCTGCCGGTTTCGGGCACGGTGGTGGTGGACACGGAAGCAGGCGTGGTCGTCCCGTCGCTGCTGGGAAGGGGTTTGCGCAGCGCGCTGGAGATCGCGCAGCAGGCTGGCATCGAGCTGGACGTGATCGGCAACGGCATTGCGCGCGAGCAGATGCCACCGCCGGGAAGCCGCATCCCGGCCGGACGCCATGTCGCGGTGCGGTTTTCGCGCTGA
- a CDS encoding cell division protein FtsL, with amino-acid sequence MAAAAWHSTVIGRRTCAPEIYIAKRIDNSRLVKVADPGRKQEMLHLTIALAVLFALVIGYAWQHFSAIEYGYRIEALRSQRDSLGELNRALRLEEASLRDPERIDALAQQMGLVAPQAGQIIRMDSGDDRDPGGPVMAKVSVVLPQY; translated from the coding sequence ATGGCCGCTGCGGCGTGGCACTCGACGGTGATAGGGCGGCGCACCTGCGCGCCCGAGATCTACATCGCCAAGCGTATCGACAACTCACGGCTGGTCAAGGTGGCCGATCCCGGGCGCAAGCAGGAGATGCTGCACCTGACCATCGCTCTGGCCGTGCTGTTCGCGCTGGTGATCGGTTACGCCTGGCAGCACTTCAGCGCCATCGAATACGGCTACCGCATCGAGGCGCTGCGCAGCCAGCGCGACAGCCTGGGCGAGTTGAACCGCGCCCTGCGCCTGGAAGAGGCCTCCTTGCGCGACCCCGAGCGCATTGACGCTCTGGCCCAGCAGATGGGGCTGGTTGCGCCCCAGGCCGGGCAGATCATCCGCATGGATTCCGGCGACGACCGCGACCCCGGCGGGCCGGTGATGGCCAAGGTCTCCGTCGTCCTGCCGCAGTATTAG
- the rsmH gene encoding 16S rRNA (cytosine(1402)-N(4))-methyltransferase RsmH produces the protein MAEEDFGEFNNAPRGGHGGAGNSGHVSVLSKEAIDFLAVKRGGTYIDATLGLAGHACEIVKRLGPRGRLIGFDKDPAALEIARKRLSHPPPEFQGSWPEVTLVHASFAEIGERVPPGSADGLLADLGLSSMQLADAQRGFSFQAEGPLDMRMDPQAERTADQVVNRMDERELADLIYEFGEERRSRRIARAIVRSRPIRTTAHLAQVISAAARPMNPADRRIHPATRTFQAIRIHVNRELDDLVALLQSAPRVLKPGGRLVLISFHSLEDRKVKDSLRDGAKQGLYRLLTKKPVMAAEEEIDRNPRSRSAKLRVAEKL, from the coding sequence GTGGCGGAAGAGGATTTTGGGGAGTTCAACAACGCCCCTCGGGGCGGACATGGCGGAGCAGGGAACAGTGGCCATGTTTCGGTTCTTTCAAAAGAAGCGATCGATTTCCTGGCCGTCAAGCGCGGCGGGACCTATATCGACGCGACCCTCGGTTTGGCCGGGCACGCTTGCGAAATCGTAAAGCGCCTCGGCCCACGGGGTCGTTTGATTGGCTTCGATAAGGACCCCGCGGCGCTGGAGATCGCCCGCAAGCGTCTGAGCCACCCTCCCCCGGAATTCCAGGGGAGCTGGCCCGAGGTCACGCTGGTGCACGCCTCCTTCGCCGAAATCGGCGAACGGGTCCCGCCGGGTTCGGCGGATGGGCTGCTGGCCGACCTGGGGCTCAGTTCGATGCAGTTGGCCGACGCGCAGCGGGGATTCAGTTTTCAGGCGGAAGGACCGCTCGACATGCGGATGGACCCGCAGGCCGAGCGCACCGCCGATCAAGTGGTAAATCGGATGGACGAGCGCGAGCTCGCCGATCTGATTTACGAATTCGGTGAGGAAAGGAGGTCGCGGAGAATCGCCAGAGCCATTGTCCGGTCGCGGCCGATACGAACTACCGCTCATCTCGCGCAAGTTATATCGGCCGCGGCCCGGCCAATGAATCCGGCCGATCGCCGCATCCATCCCGCGACTCGTACTTTCCAAGCGATCCGGATTCACGTGAACCGCGAGCTCGACGACCTGGTGGCGCTGCTGCAGAGCGCGCCCCGGGTCCTCAAGCCCGGAGGACGGCTGGTCCTCATCAGCTTCCACTCGCTGGAAGACCGCAAGGTGAAGGACAGTCTGCGCGACGGCGCAAAACAAGGCTTGTACCGGCTTCTGACCAAGAAGCCGGTGATGGCGGCCGAAGAGGAGATCGATCGCAACCCTCGCAGCAGAAGCGCGAAGTTACGGGTGGCGGAGAAGCTGTAG